A single region of the Melospiza georgiana isolate bMelGeo1 chromosome 7, bMelGeo1.pri, whole genome shotgun sequence genome encodes:
- the PKP4 gene encoding plakophilin-4 isoform X5, which produces MEWGRNLFLFVCLGILGKMPAPEQSPMVEEGLPQTAQEASTGPGMEPETTATTILASVKEQELQFQRLTRELEVERQIVANQLERCRLGAESPSIASTSSTEKSFPWRSSDPPPTSVSKPQVSEGVHTNAYDIRTEAEQGTLYSPEQTSLHESEGSVGNSRSSTQMNSYSDSGYQEISSFHNSQNLNKAELRQQHSLGGPLNSHDAPSGTTAANRVMRRVSSVPSRAQSPSYMVGTSMSPSRGSLRTSLGSGYGSPGVAEQRSLPSHAYSSTTLPVQRAGSPYGAHRPASPSAVRRAGSLTSRQANPGGGAAPYPAAGRLGSPLALADVQARVGSPSQAQLGSSSPKRSGMTAVPQHLGTTLQRTIHDMEPYGQQYDIYERMVPPRPDSLTGLRSSYASQHSQLGQELRSAVSPDMHITPIYEGRTFYSPVYRSPSHGAVELHHGSQAALFRAGSGMGNLQRSSSQRSTLTYQRNTYGLPSAAALAEPLRALPFRLPEPGYGRLPPAPDGGTTRSPSIDSIHKDPRQFAWRDPELPEVIHMLQHQFPSVQANAAAYLQHLCFGDNKVKTEVCRLGGIKHLVDLLDHRVLEVQKNACGALRNLVYGKSTDENKIAMKNVGGIPALLRLLRKSVDGEVKELVTGVLWNLSSCDAVKMTIIRDALSTLTNTVIVPHSGWNSSSFDDDHKIKFQTSLVLRNTTGCLRNLSSAGEEARKQMRSCEGLVDSLLYVIHTCVNTSDYDSKTVENCVCTLRNLSYRLELEVPQARLLGINELDDLLGKESPSKDSEPSCWGKKKKKKKKTSQEDQWDGVGPIPGFSKSPKGVEMLWHPSVVKPYLTLLAESSNPATLEGSAGSLQNLSAGNWKFAAYIRAAVRKEKGLPILVELLRMDNDRVVSSVATALRNMALDVRNKELIGKYAMRDLVNRLPGGNGPSILSDETVAAICCALHEVTSKNMENAKALADTGGIEKLVNITKGRGDRSSLKVVKAAAQVLNTLWQYRDLRSIYKKDGWNQSHFITPVSTLERERFKSHPSLSTANQQMSPVMQSVGSTSSSPALLGIREPRSEYDRTHPSMQYYSSQGDVIAHKDIYTGSSKASPIYISSYSSPAREQNRRLQQHQQLYYSQEDTTRKNYDAYRLYLQSPHSYEDPYFDDRVHFPATSDYTTQYGLKSTTNYVDFYSTRRSSYRAEQYPGSPDSWV; this is translated from the exons ctctACTGAGAAGTCATTTCCTTGGAGATCCTCAG ATCCTCCACCCACCAGTGTAAGCAAGCCCCAGGTGTCAGAGGGTGTTCACACCAATGCCTATGATATTAGGACAGAAGCAGAGCAAGGGACTCTCTACTCGCCAGAGCAGACATCTCTCCATGAAAGTGAGG GGTCTGTAGGTAACTCAAGAAGTTCAACACAAATGAATTCTTATTCTGACAGTGGTTACCAAGAAATAAGCAGTTTCCATAACAGCCAAAACTTGAACAAGGCAGAGCTCAGACAGCAGCATTCCCTTGGTGGACCCCTCAACAGCCACGATGCG CCTTCAGGCACTACCGCTGCCAACCGTGTGATGAGACGGGTCAGTTCGGTGCCATCCAGAGCCCAGTCTCCCTCCTACATGGTGGGCACGAGCATGTCCCCGTCGCGGGGGTCGCTGCGGACGTCTCTGGGCAGCGGGTACGGCTCTCCCGGCGTGGCCGAGCAGAGGTCCCTGCCCTCGCACGCGTACTCGTCCACCACGCTGCCCGTGCAGCGGGCGGGCTCCCCGTACGGCGCGCACCGGCCGGCCTCGCCCTCGGCCGTGCGCCGCGCCGGCTCGCTCACCTCGCGGCAGGCCAAccccggcggcggcgctgccccgTACCCCGCAGCCGGCAGGCTCGGCTCTCCTCTCGCCCTGGCCGATGTGCAAGCCCGGGTGGGCTCTCCGTCCCAGGCCCAGCTGGGGTCCTCTTCCCCGAAGCGCTCTGGCATGACGGCGGTTCCACAGCACTTGGGGACCACGCTGCAGAGGACGATTCACGACATGGAGCCGTATGGACAGCAGTACGATATCTATGAGAGGATGGTTCCCCCGCGGCCAGATAGCCTCACAG GCCTGAGGAGTTCGTACGcgagccagcacagccagctggggcaggagctgcgcTCGGCGGTGTCCCCGGACATGCACATCACGCCCATCTACGAGGGCAGGACGTTCTACAGCCCCGTGTACCGCAGCCCCAGCCACGGCGCCGTCGAGCTGCACCACGGCTCCCAGGCCGCCCTGTTCCGCGCCGGCTCCG GCATGGGTAACCTGCAGCGGTCCTCCAGCCAGCGCAGCACCCTCACGTACCAAAGAAACACCTACGGGCTGCCCTCGGCGGCCGCGCTGGCGGAGCCGCTGCGGGCGCTGCCGTTCCGGCTGCCCGAGCCCGGCTACGGCCGCCTGCCCCCCGCGCCCGACGGCGGCACCACGCGCTCGCCCTCCATCGACAGCATCCACAAGGACCCCAGGCAA TTTGCGTGGCGAGATCCGGAGCTGCCTGAGGTCATCCACATGCTGCAGCACCAGTTCCCCTCGGTGCAGGCCAACGCCGCTGCCTAtctgcagcacctctgcttTGGGGATAACAAGGTGAAAACAGAG GTCTGTAGGCTAGGAGGTATCAAGCACCTGGTGGATCTCCTGGATCACAGAGTCCTGGAGGTTCAGAAGAATGCCTGTGGTGCGCTGAGGAACCTCGTTTATGGAAAGTCCACTGATGAGAACAAAATAGCCATGAAGAATGTGGGAGGGATACCTGCCCTTCTGCGGCTGCTGAGGAAGTCAGTCGATGGCGAGGTCAAAGAGCTGGTGACAG GGGTTCTCTGGAACTTGTCTTCGTGTGATGCCGTGAAGATGACAATCATTAGAGATGCCCTGTCCACGCTGACCAACACTGTGATAGTGCCCCACTCGGGATGGAACAGCTCCTCCTTTGATGATGatcataaaattaaatttcagacTTCCCTCGTTCTGCGCAATACAACAGGATGCCTGAG AAACCTGAGCTCCGCTGGGGAAGAGGCACGAAAGCAGATGAGGTCCTGCGAAGGACTAGTCGATTCGCTGCTCTACGTGATCCACACCTGTGTGAACACCTCAGATTATGATAGCAAG ACAGTGGAgaattgtgtgtgcaccttgaGGAACCTTTCCTACCGCTTGGAACTGGAGGTGCCTCAGGCACGGCTGCTGGGAATCAATGAACTGGATGACTTGTTGGGAAAAGAGTCACCCAGCAAAGACTCCGAGCCAAGCtgctgggggaagaaaaagaagaagaaaaaaaaaacttcccaGGAGGATCAG TGGGATGGAGTTGGCCCTATCCCGGGATTTTCCAAGTCTCCTAAAGGGGTGGAGATGCTCTGGCACCCATCGGTGGTGAAGCCATACCTGACACTGCTGGCAGAGAGCTCCAACCCAGCCACTctggagggctctgcaggatcACTCCAGAACCTTTCTGCAGGCAATTGGAAG TTCGCAGCCTACATCCGCGCTGCCgtgaggaaggagaaggggcTGCCCATCCTcgtggagctgctgaggatggACAACGACAGAGTGGTGTCATCTGTGGCCACTGCCTTAAGGAACATGGCCTTAGACGTCCGGAACAAGGAGCTTATTG GCAAATACGCGATGCGAGACCTGGTCAATCGGCTGCCAGGAGGCAACGGGCCCAGCATCCTGTCGGACGAGACGGTGGCCGCGATCTGCTGCGCCCTGCACGAGGTCACCAGCAAGAACATGGAGAATGCCAAGGCCCTCGCCGACACCGGTGGCATAGAGAAGCTGGTCAACATAACAAAGGGAAGAGGTGACAG GTCCTCACTGAAGGTTGTCAAGGCGGCGGCCCAGGTACTGAACACGCTGTGGCAGTACCGAGACCTCCGGAGCATTTACAAAAAG GATGGATGGAATCAAAGTCACTTTATTACACCTGTATCAACACTGGAACGAGAGAGGTTCAAATCCCATCCTTCTCTATCCACAGCCAATCAGCAGATGTCACCTGTCATGCAGTCAG TTGGCAGCACGTCCTCGTCCCCGGCTTTGTTGGGAATCAGAGAGCCTCGCTCCGAGTACGACAGGACGCACCCTTCTATGCAGTATTACAGTAGCCAGGGCGATGTCATTGCACATAAAGACATCTACACTG GTTCTAGCAAAGCTTCACCAATTTACATCAGTTCCTATTCCTCACCAGCGAGAGAGCAGAACCGGCGGCTGCAG cagcatcagcaatTGTACTACAGCCAAGAAGATACCACCAGGAAAAACTACGATGCCTATCGGTTGTACCTGCAGTCCCCACACAGCTACGAGGACCCTTACTTTGACGATCGAGTTCACTTTCCTGCTACTTCAGATTACACAACACAGTATGGACTGAAATCAACCACCAATTATGTAGACTTTTATTCCACCAGACGATCCTCTTACCGAGCAGAACAGTACCCGGGCTCTCCTGACTCCTGGGTGtag
- the PKP4 gene encoding plakophilin-4 isoform X4 produces MEWGRNLFLFVCLGILGKMPAPEQSPMVEEGLPQTAQEASTGPGMEPETTATTILASVKEQELQFQRLTRELEVERQIVANQLERCRLGAESPSIASTSSTEKSFPWRSSDPPPTSVSKPQVSEGVHTNAYDIRTEAEQGTLYSPEQTSLHERSVGNSRSSTQMNSYSDSGYQEISSFHNSQNLNKAELRQQHSLGGPLNSHDAVRSSRAEGQASVQPSGTTAANRVMRRVSSVPSRAQSPSYMVGTSMSPSRGSLRTSLGSGYGSPGVAEQRSLPSHAYSSTTLPVQRAGSPYGAHRPASPSAVRRAGSLTSRQANPGGGAAPYPAAGRLGSPLALADVQARVGSPSQAQLGSSSPKRSGMTAVPQHLGTTLQRTIHDMEPYGQQYDIYERMVPPRPDSLTGLRSSYASQHSQLGQELRSAVSPDMHITPIYEGRTFYSPVYRSPSHGAVELHHGSQAALFRAGSGMGNLQRSSSQRSTLTYQRNTYGLPSAAALAEPLRALPFRLPEPGYGRLPPAPDGGTTRSPSIDSIHKDPRQFAWRDPELPEVIHMLQHQFPSVQANAAAYLQHLCFGDNKVKTEVCRLGGIKHLVDLLDHRVLEVQKNACGALRNLVYGKSTDENKIAMKNVGGIPALLRLLRKSVDGEVKELVTGVLWNLSSCDAVKMTIIRDALSTLTNTVIVPHSGWNSSSFDDDHKIKFQTSLVLRNTTGCLRNLSSAGEEARKQMRSCEGLVDSLLYVIHTCVNTSDYDSKTVENCVCTLRNLSYRLELEVPQARLLGINELDDLLGKESPSKDSEPSCWGKKKKKKKKTSQEDQWDGVGPIPGFSKSPKGVEMLWHPSVVKPYLTLLAESSNPATLEGSAGSLQNLSAGNWKFAAYIRAAVRKEKGLPILVELLRMDNDRVVSSVATALRNMALDVRNKELIGKYAMRDLVNRLPGGNGPSILSDETVAAICCALHEVTSKNMENAKALADTGGIEKLVNITKGRGDRSSLKVVKAAAQVLNTLWQYRDLRSIYKKDGWNQSHFITPVSTLERERFKSHPSLSTANQQMSPVMQSVGSTSSSPALLGIREPRSEYDRTHPSMQYYSSQGDVIAHKDIYTGSSKASPIYISSYSSPAREQNRRLQHQQLYYSQEDTTRKNYDAYRLYLQSPHSYEDPYFDDRVHFPATSDYTTQYGLKSTTNYVDFYSTRRSSYRAEQYPGSPDSWV; encoded by the exons ctctACTGAGAAGTCATTTCCTTGGAGATCCTCAG ATCCTCCACCCACCAGTGTAAGCAAGCCCCAGGTGTCAGAGGGTGTTCACACCAATGCCTATGATATTAGGACAGAAGCAGAGCAAGGGACTCTCTACTCGCCAGAGCAGACATCTCTCCATGAAA GGTCTGTAGGTAACTCAAGAAGTTCAACACAAATGAATTCTTATTCTGACAGTGGTTACCAAGAAATAAGCAGTTTCCATAACAGCCAAAACTTGAACAAGGCAGAGCTCAGACAGCAGCATTCCCTTGGTGGACCCCTCAACAGCCACGATGCGGTGAGGAGCTCGCGCGCCGAGGGGCAGGCGTCAGTCCAG CCTTCAGGCACTACCGCTGCCAACCGTGTGATGAGACGGGTCAGTTCGGTGCCATCCAGAGCCCAGTCTCCCTCCTACATGGTGGGCACGAGCATGTCCCCGTCGCGGGGGTCGCTGCGGACGTCTCTGGGCAGCGGGTACGGCTCTCCCGGCGTGGCCGAGCAGAGGTCCCTGCCCTCGCACGCGTACTCGTCCACCACGCTGCCCGTGCAGCGGGCGGGCTCCCCGTACGGCGCGCACCGGCCGGCCTCGCCCTCGGCCGTGCGCCGCGCCGGCTCGCTCACCTCGCGGCAGGCCAAccccggcggcggcgctgccccgTACCCCGCAGCCGGCAGGCTCGGCTCTCCTCTCGCCCTGGCCGATGTGCAAGCCCGGGTGGGCTCTCCGTCCCAGGCCCAGCTGGGGTCCTCTTCCCCGAAGCGCTCTGGCATGACGGCGGTTCCACAGCACTTGGGGACCACGCTGCAGAGGACGATTCACGACATGGAGCCGTATGGACAGCAGTACGATATCTATGAGAGGATGGTTCCCCCGCGGCCAGATAGCCTCACAG GCCTGAGGAGTTCGTACGcgagccagcacagccagctggggcaggagctgcgcTCGGCGGTGTCCCCGGACATGCACATCACGCCCATCTACGAGGGCAGGACGTTCTACAGCCCCGTGTACCGCAGCCCCAGCCACGGCGCCGTCGAGCTGCACCACGGCTCCCAGGCCGCCCTGTTCCGCGCCGGCTCCG GCATGGGTAACCTGCAGCGGTCCTCCAGCCAGCGCAGCACCCTCACGTACCAAAGAAACACCTACGGGCTGCCCTCGGCGGCCGCGCTGGCGGAGCCGCTGCGGGCGCTGCCGTTCCGGCTGCCCGAGCCCGGCTACGGCCGCCTGCCCCCCGCGCCCGACGGCGGCACCACGCGCTCGCCCTCCATCGACAGCATCCACAAGGACCCCAGGCAA TTTGCGTGGCGAGATCCGGAGCTGCCTGAGGTCATCCACATGCTGCAGCACCAGTTCCCCTCGGTGCAGGCCAACGCCGCTGCCTAtctgcagcacctctgcttTGGGGATAACAAGGTGAAAACAGAG GTCTGTAGGCTAGGAGGTATCAAGCACCTGGTGGATCTCCTGGATCACAGAGTCCTGGAGGTTCAGAAGAATGCCTGTGGTGCGCTGAGGAACCTCGTTTATGGAAAGTCCACTGATGAGAACAAAATAGCCATGAAGAATGTGGGAGGGATACCTGCCCTTCTGCGGCTGCTGAGGAAGTCAGTCGATGGCGAGGTCAAAGAGCTGGTGACAG GGGTTCTCTGGAACTTGTCTTCGTGTGATGCCGTGAAGATGACAATCATTAGAGATGCCCTGTCCACGCTGACCAACACTGTGATAGTGCCCCACTCGGGATGGAACAGCTCCTCCTTTGATGATGatcataaaattaaatttcagacTTCCCTCGTTCTGCGCAATACAACAGGATGCCTGAG AAACCTGAGCTCCGCTGGGGAAGAGGCACGAAAGCAGATGAGGTCCTGCGAAGGACTAGTCGATTCGCTGCTCTACGTGATCCACACCTGTGTGAACACCTCAGATTATGATAGCAAG ACAGTGGAgaattgtgtgtgcaccttgaGGAACCTTTCCTACCGCTTGGAACTGGAGGTGCCTCAGGCACGGCTGCTGGGAATCAATGAACTGGATGACTTGTTGGGAAAAGAGTCACCCAGCAAAGACTCCGAGCCAAGCtgctgggggaagaaaaagaagaagaaaaaaaaaacttcccaGGAGGATCAG TGGGATGGAGTTGGCCCTATCCCGGGATTTTCCAAGTCTCCTAAAGGGGTGGAGATGCTCTGGCACCCATCGGTGGTGAAGCCATACCTGACACTGCTGGCAGAGAGCTCCAACCCAGCCACTctggagggctctgcaggatcACTCCAGAACCTTTCTGCAGGCAATTGGAAG TTCGCAGCCTACATCCGCGCTGCCgtgaggaaggagaaggggcTGCCCATCCTcgtggagctgctgaggatggACAACGACAGAGTGGTGTCATCTGTGGCCACTGCCTTAAGGAACATGGCCTTAGACGTCCGGAACAAGGAGCTTATTG GCAAATACGCGATGCGAGACCTGGTCAATCGGCTGCCAGGAGGCAACGGGCCCAGCATCCTGTCGGACGAGACGGTGGCCGCGATCTGCTGCGCCCTGCACGAGGTCACCAGCAAGAACATGGAGAATGCCAAGGCCCTCGCCGACACCGGTGGCATAGAGAAGCTGGTCAACATAACAAAGGGAAGAGGTGACAG GTCCTCACTGAAGGTTGTCAAGGCGGCGGCCCAGGTACTGAACACGCTGTGGCAGTACCGAGACCTCCGGAGCATTTACAAAAAG GATGGATGGAATCAAAGTCACTTTATTACACCTGTATCAACACTGGAACGAGAGAGGTTCAAATCCCATCCTTCTCTATCCACAGCCAATCAGCAGATGTCACCTGTCATGCAGTCAG TTGGCAGCACGTCCTCGTCCCCGGCTTTGTTGGGAATCAGAGAGCCTCGCTCCGAGTACGACAGGACGCACCCTTCTATGCAGTATTACAGTAGCCAGGGCGATGTCATTGCACATAAAGACATCTACACTG GTTCTAGCAAAGCTTCACCAATTTACATCAGTTCCTATTCCTCACCAGCGAGAGAGCAGAACCGGCGGCTGCAG catcagcaatTGTACTACAGCCAAGAAGATACCACCAGGAAAAACTACGATGCCTATCGGTTGTACCTGCAGTCCCCACACAGCTACGAGGACCCTTACTTTGACGATCGAGTTCACTTTCCTGCTACTTCAGATTACACAACACAGTATGGACTGAAATCAACCACCAATTATGTAGACTTTTATTCCACCAGACGATCCTCTTACCGAGCAGAACAGTACCCGGGCTCTCCTGACTCCTGGGTGtag
- the PKP4 gene encoding plakophilin-4 isoform X3, which produces MEWGRNLFLFVCLGILGKMPAPEQSPMVEEGLPQTAQEASTGPGMEPETTATTILASVKEQELQFQRLTRELEVERQIVANQLERCRLGAESPSIASTSSTEKSFPWRSSDPPPTSVSKPQVSEGVHTNAYDIRTEAEQGTLYSPEQTSLHERSVGNSRSSTQMNSYSDSGYQEISSFHNSQNLNKAELRQQHSLGGPLNSHDAVRSSRAEGQASVQPSGTTAANRVMRRVSSVPSRAQSPSYMVGTSMSPSRGSLRTSLGSGYGSPGVAEQRSLPSHAYSSTTLPVQRAGSPYGAHRPASPSAVRRAGSLTSRQANPGGGAAPYPAAGRLGSPLALADVQARVGSPSQAQLGSSSPKRSGMTAVPQHLGTTLQRTIHDMEPYGQQYDIYERMVPPRPDSLTGLRSSYASQHSQLGQELRSAVSPDMHITPIYEGRTFYSPVYRSPSHGAVELHHGSQAALFRAGSGMGNLQRSSSQRSTLTYQRNTYGLPSAAALAEPLRALPFRLPEPGYGRLPPAPDGGTTRSPSIDSIHKDPRQFAWRDPELPEVIHMLQHQFPSVQANAAAYLQHLCFGDNKVKTEVCRLGGIKHLVDLLDHRVLEVQKNACGALRNLVYGKSTDENKIAMKNVGGIPALLRLLRKSVDGEVKELVTGVLWNLSSCDAVKMTIIRDALSTLTNTVIVPHSGWNSSSFDDDHKIKFQTSLVLRNTTGCLRNLSSAGEEARKQMRSCEGLVDSLLYVIHTCVNTSDYDSKTVENCVCTLRNLSYRLELEVPQARLLGINELDDLLGKESPSKDSEPSCWGKKKKKKKKTSQEDQWDGVGPIPGFSKSPKGVEMLWHPSVVKPYLTLLAESSNPATLEGSAGSLQNLSAGNWKFAAYIRAAVRKEKGLPILVELLRMDNDRVVSSVATALRNMALDVRNKELIGKYAMRDLVNRLPGGNGPSILSDETVAAICCALHEVTSKNMENAKALADTGGIEKLVNITKGRGDRSSLKVVKAAAQVLNTLWQYRDLRSIYKKDGWNQSHFITPVSTLERERFKSHPSLSTANQQMSPVMQSVGSTSSSPALLGIREPRSEYDRTHPSMQYYSSQGDVIAHKDIYTGSSKASPIYISSYSSPAREQNRRLQQHQQLYYSQEDTTRKNYDAYRLYLQSPHSYEDPYFDDRVHFPATSDYTTQYGLKSTTNYVDFYSTRRSSYRAEQYPGSPDSWV; this is translated from the exons ctctACTGAGAAGTCATTTCCTTGGAGATCCTCAG ATCCTCCACCCACCAGTGTAAGCAAGCCCCAGGTGTCAGAGGGTGTTCACACCAATGCCTATGATATTAGGACAGAAGCAGAGCAAGGGACTCTCTACTCGCCAGAGCAGACATCTCTCCATGAAA GGTCTGTAGGTAACTCAAGAAGTTCAACACAAATGAATTCTTATTCTGACAGTGGTTACCAAGAAATAAGCAGTTTCCATAACAGCCAAAACTTGAACAAGGCAGAGCTCAGACAGCAGCATTCCCTTGGTGGACCCCTCAACAGCCACGATGCGGTGAGGAGCTCGCGCGCCGAGGGGCAGGCGTCAGTCCAG CCTTCAGGCACTACCGCTGCCAACCGTGTGATGAGACGGGTCAGTTCGGTGCCATCCAGAGCCCAGTCTCCCTCCTACATGGTGGGCACGAGCATGTCCCCGTCGCGGGGGTCGCTGCGGACGTCTCTGGGCAGCGGGTACGGCTCTCCCGGCGTGGCCGAGCAGAGGTCCCTGCCCTCGCACGCGTACTCGTCCACCACGCTGCCCGTGCAGCGGGCGGGCTCCCCGTACGGCGCGCACCGGCCGGCCTCGCCCTCGGCCGTGCGCCGCGCCGGCTCGCTCACCTCGCGGCAGGCCAAccccggcggcggcgctgccccgTACCCCGCAGCCGGCAGGCTCGGCTCTCCTCTCGCCCTGGCCGATGTGCAAGCCCGGGTGGGCTCTCCGTCCCAGGCCCAGCTGGGGTCCTCTTCCCCGAAGCGCTCTGGCATGACGGCGGTTCCACAGCACTTGGGGACCACGCTGCAGAGGACGATTCACGACATGGAGCCGTATGGACAGCAGTACGATATCTATGAGAGGATGGTTCCCCCGCGGCCAGATAGCCTCACAG GCCTGAGGAGTTCGTACGcgagccagcacagccagctggggcaggagctgcgcTCGGCGGTGTCCCCGGACATGCACATCACGCCCATCTACGAGGGCAGGACGTTCTACAGCCCCGTGTACCGCAGCCCCAGCCACGGCGCCGTCGAGCTGCACCACGGCTCCCAGGCCGCCCTGTTCCGCGCCGGCTCCG GCATGGGTAACCTGCAGCGGTCCTCCAGCCAGCGCAGCACCCTCACGTACCAAAGAAACACCTACGGGCTGCCCTCGGCGGCCGCGCTGGCGGAGCCGCTGCGGGCGCTGCCGTTCCGGCTGCCCGAGCCCGGCTACGGCCGCCTGCCCCCCGCGCCCGACGGCGGCACCACGCGCTCGCCCTCCATCGACAGCATCCACAAGGACCCCAGGCAA TTTGCGTGGCGAGATCCGGAGCTGCCTGAGGTCATCCACATGCTGCAGCACCAGTTCCCCTCGGTGCAGGCCAACGCCGCTGCCTAtctgcagcacctctgcttTGGGGATAACAAGGTGAAAACAGAG GTCTGTAGGCTAGGAGGTATCAAGCACCTGGTGGATCTCCTGGATCACAGAGTCCTGGAGGTTCAGAAGAATGCCTGTGGTGCGCTGAGGAACCTCGTTTATGGAAAGTCCACTGATGAGAACAAAATAGCCATGAAGAATGTGGGAGGGATACCTGCCCTTCTGCGGCTGCTGAGGAAGTCAGTCGATGGCGAGGTCAAAGAGCTGGTGACAG GGGTTCTCTGGAACTTGTCTTCGTGTGATGCCGTGAAGATGACAATCATTAGAGATGCCCTGTCCACGCTGACCAACACTGTGATAGTGCCCCACTCGGGATGGAACAGCTCCTCCTTTGATGATGatcataaaattaaatttcagacTTCCCTCGTTCTGCGCAATACAACAGGATGCCTGAG AAACCTGAGCTCCGCTGGGGAAGAGGCACGAAAGCAGATGAGGTCCTGCGAAGGACTAGTCGATTCGCTGCTCTACGTGATCCACACCTGTGTGAACACCTCAGATTATGATAGCAAG ACAGTGGAgaattgtgtgtgcaccttgaGGAACCTTTCCTACCGCTTGGAACTGGAGGTGCCTCAGGCACGGCTGCTGGGAATCAATGAACTGGATGACTTGTTGGGAAAAGAGTCACCCAGCAAAGACTCCGAGCCAAGCtgctgggggaagaaaaagaagaagaaaaaaaaaacttcccaGGAGGATCAG TGGGATGGAGTTGGCCCTATCCCGGGATTTTCCAAGTCTCCTAAAGGGGTGGAGATGCTCTGGCACCCATCGGTGGTGAAGCCATACCTGACACTGCTGGCAGAGAGCTCCAACCCAGCCACTctggagggctctgcaggatcACTCCAGAACCTTTCTGCAGGCAATTGGAAG TTCGCAGCCTACATCCGCGCTGCCgtgaggaaggagaaggggcTGCCCATCCTcgtggagctgctgaggatggACAACGACAGAGTGGTGTCATCTGTGGCCACTGCCTTAAGGAACATGGCCTTAGACGTCCGGAACAAGGAGCTTATTG GCAAATACGCGATGCGAGACCTGGTCAATCGGCTGCCAGGAGGCAACGGGCCCAGCATCCTGTCGGACGAGACGGTGGCCGCGATCTGCTGCGCCCTGCACGAGGTCACCAGCAAGAACATGGAGAATGCCAAGGCCCTCGCCGACACCGGTGGCATAGAGAAGCTGGTCAACATAACAAAGGGAAGAGGTGACAG GTCCTCACTGAAGGTTGTCAAGGCGGCGGCCCAGGTACTGAACACGCTGTGGCAGTACCGAGACCTCCGGAGCATTTACAAAAAG GATGGATGGAATCAAAGTCACTTTATTACACCTGTATCAACACTGGAACGAGAGAGGTTCAAATCCCATCCTTCTCTATCCACAGCCAATCAGCAGATGTCACCTGTCATGCAGTCAG TTGGCAGCACGTCCTCGTCCCCGGCTTTGTTGGGAATCAGAGAGCCTCGCTCCGAGTACGACAGGACGCACCCTTCTATGCAGTATTACAGTAGCCAGGGCGATGTCATTGCACATAAAGACATCTACACTG GTTCTAGCAAAGCTTCACCAATTTACATCAGTTCCTATTCCTCACCAGCGAGAGAGCAGAACCGGCGGCTGCAG cagcatcagcaatTGTACTACAGCCAAGAAGATACCACCAGGAAAAACTACGATGCCTATCGGTTGTACCTGCAGTCCCCACACAGCTACGAGGACCCTTACTTTGACGATCGAGTTCACTTTCCTGCTACTTCAGATTACACAACACAGTATGGACTGAAATCAACCACCAATTATGTAGACTTTTATTCCACCAGACGATCCTCTTACCGAGCAGAACAGTACCCGGGCTCTCCTGACTCCTGGGTGtag